A region of Mammaliicoccus sp. Dog046 DNA encodes the following proteins:
- a CDS encoding DUF4176 domain-containing protein, with translation MEEKVTDILYNTLKSSIKNDEMLHALEEQLLQFLHTYTVDVEQLLMLKVAILKDESFEVMYGLGETLIQYEQSELKLRDVEVSLQREQGLRWISMLIDIFIDYFPIGTVIKIPDELIDMYELPHDTLLMIMQRLRPIPDTDYYAPYIATIYPENFTVSSELFLLNDIMIEQVVHRGYENEQDRLKVAELKAHCIQELGLKSFDAIPRIERMMTNGN, from the coding sequence GTGGAAGAAAAAGTTACAGATATATTATACAACACATTAAAATCTTCAATAAAAAATGACGAAATGTTACATGCTTTAGAAGAACAATTACTACAATTCTTACATACATATACAGTAGACGTTGAACAGCTTCTTATGTTGAAGGTAGCCATCTTGAAAGATGAATCTTTCGAAGTGATGTATGGCTTAGGTGAAACATTAATACAATATGAACAATCAGAACTCAAATTACGGGACGTAGAAGTTTCTTTACAACGTGAGCAAGGGCTTCGATGGATTAGTATGCTTATCGACATTTTTATCGATTACTTTCCAATCGGTACAGTGATTAAAATACCTGATGAGCTTATTGATATGTATGAACTTCCTCACGACACGCTTTTAATGATTATGCAGAGATTAAGACCGATCCCTGACACAGATTACTATGCACCTTATATTGCAACGATTTACCCAGAGAACTTTACTGTGTCGTCTGAACTATTTTTATTAAATGACATCATGATTGAGCAAGTGGTTCATCGTGGTTATGAAAATGAACAAGACCGATTAAAAGTAGCCGAACTCAAAGCACATTGCATTCAAGAACTAGGTTTGAAAAGCTTCGATGCTATTCCTCGTATTGAAAGGATGATGACAAATGGAAATTAA